Proteins from a single region of Malassezia restricta chromosome IV, complete sequence:
- a CDS encoding DUF2305 domain protein encodes MSSPSTLFVGGVRARLWRAPQPRAAILFICGNPGVTSYYTEYLTQLYDALHGQCTILCKGSLGIDETGPEAPPPTGVWPFRYYGLEDQIASQSRALDTLRDLVPPSTPLFVQGHSLGAFMALQLLNMHADKIHAMYLLFPAICHIAQAPQARITRTFLFMPVFALVHMMCWILSRIPRSWLYWIIGHTSLRYSPDATADLVARPYAVATAVYMFHDELRMIKDIPTHVAERAKDKIVRSYWGQGDSDSWSTSFHRRHAESALHLDRWQNVIHTAPPSKHTSTECQDALPHAFCLRHSEAIARITSRWVQADGPGPHGPLG; translated from the coding sequence ATGAGTTCACCGAGCACGTTGTTTGTCGGCGGCGTTCGTGCGCGACTGTGGCGCGCACCACAGCCGCGTGCTGCCATTTTGTTTATTTGTGGGAATCCTGGTGTGACATCGTACTATACCGAGTACCTCACCCAGCTGTACGACGCCCTGCATGGCCAGTGCACGATCCTGTGCAAAGGTTCGCTCGGCATTGACGAGACAGGCCCTGAGGCGCCACCACCGACCGGCGTGTGGCCGTTTAGATACTATGGACTAGAGGACCAAATTGCATCGCAGAGCAGGGCGCTGGACACGCTGCGGGATCTCGTGCCTCCATCCACGCCCCTATTTGTCCAAGGCCACAGCCTGGGCGCATTCATGGCACTGCAGCTTTTGAATATGCATGCCGACAAAATTCATGCCATGTATCTTTTATTTCCCGCGATATGCCACATTGCTCAAGCGCCCCAGGCACGCATTACACGCACCTTTCTGTTCATGCCCGTCTTTGCGCTGGTCCATATGATGTGCTGGATCCTATCGCGCATTCCACGTTCGTGGCTCTATTGGATCATTGGGCACACGTCGTTGCGGTACAGTCCTGATGCTACGGCCGACTTGGTGGCCCGCCCGTACGCCGTTGCGACAGCGGTATACATGTTCCACGACGAGCTCCGCATGATTAAGGACATACCGACACATGTAGCAGAGCGGGCTAAAGACAAAATTGTTCGCAGCTACTGGGGACAGGGCGACTCAGACTCATGGTCCACGTCATTCCACAGGCGACACGCGGAATCGGCTCTCCATCTTGACCGATGGCAGAACGTGATCCATACAGCACCCCCCTCGAAGCATACCTCGACTGAGTGTCAAGACGCGCTACCCCATGCATTTTGTCTTCGCCACAGCGAAGCCATCGCGCGCATTACGTCACGCTGGGTGCAAGCGGATGGGCCAGGCCCGCATGGGCCGCTAGGTTGA
- a CDS encoding L-ornithine N5-monooxygenase, translating to MDLATEMYDHIGVGFGPANLALCISLHENERAKATGFSMCFLEKQTEFAWHPALLLPGAQLQVSPLKDLATMRDPTSSCTFLNFLHEEGRLMPYINREEKVPSRREWSAYLAWAAKRMDSYVRYGRQVVDIVPMEEKGVLSYYRIECEHVETKQRESFFSRNVSLAVGGWAKVPYVFQSMYKYPSDQGLSRVVHASTFLPQITKLAPLLHRKTKPLRFAIIGGGQSAVEILCYLRNQFAQADLDMIFRASALVPSDDSPFVNAAAFDPSSVSTFWQSTARQRAAQLAEFKRTNYSVVRHDLLGHVYEMVYDQDIDYREPMEEDKGKIRLLSNTELVRAEQLSSEHGEDEGCIRIDTCTNAGEVLERSGTYDAVFLGTGFERDPSLLPFVQTLAKYFPLLSTQGAAQLHEQELALDDQVMHSHDPESMRAQVRGITRDYRLVPADLSQWRMSLSMPTDVAQCVARSQLGREGCREPSLPPSRAASLPDTSAAQSEAPAVSGQIFLFGCNERTHGLSDSLMSMVAHRAGIVTASLLHAKGM from the coding sequence ATGGACCTTGCTACTGAGATGTACGATCACATCGGTGTGGGTTTTGGGCCTGCGAATCTCGCCCTGTGCATCTCGCTGCACGAAAATGAACGTGCCAAGGCAACTGGCTTCTCGATGTGTTTCCTCGAGAAGCAGACAGAATTTGCTTGGCACCCGGCGCTGCTCCTCCCTGGAGCCCAGCTGCAAGTATCGCCACTCAAGGACCTTGCCACCATGCGAGACCCGACGTCCTCGTGCACGTTCCTCAACTTTTTGCACGAGGAGGGACGCCTCATGCCGTATATCAATCGCGAAGAAAAAGTGCCAAGCCGTCGCGAATGGAGCGCGTACCTTGCCTGGGCTGCCAAGCGCATGGACTCGTATGTGCGATACGGACGTCAAGTGGTGGACATTGTACCGATGGAGGAGAAGGGCGTATTGTCGTACTACCGCATCGAGTGCGAGCATGTTGAAACTAAGCAGCGCGAGTCGTTCTTTTCACGCAACGTGAGTCTGGCGGTCGGTGGCTGGGCCAAAGTTCCTTATGTGTTCCAGTCGATGTACAAGTACCCCTCTGATCAAGGGCTTTCGCGGGTCGTGCATGCTTCGACGTTCCTCCCGCAGATCACCAAGTTGGCGCCGCTCCTTCATCGGAAGACGAAGCCTCTACGCTTCGCGATTATTGGAGGTGGTCAGTCGGCGGTTGAAATTCTGTGCTATCTTCGGAATCAGTTTGCGCAGGCAGACCTTGACATGATCTTCcgtgcgtcggcgctcGTGCCTTCCGACGATTCGCCGTTTGTGAATGCCGCGGCTTTTGACCCGTCGAGCGTATCCACGTTTTGGCAGAGTACAGCTCGGCAACGTGCAGCACAGCTTGCTGAATTCAAGCGCACCAACTATTCAGTCGTGCGCCACGACTTGCTGGGCCATGTCTATGAGATGGTATACGACCAGGATATTGACTACCGTGAGCCGATGGAGGAGGACAAGGGCAAGATTCGTCTGCTCAGCAATACAGAGCTTGtccgtgccgagcagcttTCGAGTGAGCACGGCGAAGATGAAGGCTGTATCCGGATTGACACCTGCACGAATGCAGGcgaggtgctcgagcgctCTGGCACGTACGACGCCGTGTTCCTTGGCACGGGCTTTGAGCGTGATCCGAGTCTTCTGCCCTTTGTCCAGACGCTAGCCAAGTATTTCCCGCTTCTCTCAACGCAGGGCGCTGCCCAGCTGCATGAGCAAGAGttggcgctggacgaccAAGTCATGCATTCACACGACCCTGAGAGTATGCGTGCACAGGTGCGTGGTATTACGCGCGATTACCGCCTGGTACCCGCTGACCTTTCGCAATGGCGCATGTCGCTTTCTATGCCGACGGATGTGGCTCAGTGCGTCGCACGGAGTCAGTTGGGCCGCGAGGGATGCCGTGAACCAAGTCTGCCGCCATCGCGAGCGGCCTCGCTGCCTGATACCAGCGCTGCTCAGTCCGAGGCACCCGCAGTGTCCGGCCAAATATTTTTATTCGGCTGCAATGAACGTACGCATGGCTTGTCCGACAGCCTCATGTCTATGGTCGCACACCGAGCGGGCATTGTGACAGCGTCGCTTCTGCATGCCAAGGGTATGTAA
- a CDS encoding N5-hydroxy-L-ornithine N5-transacylase, with product MAASALIQPDIHAPVIVKPQLYALYVKENTRLDVHVQHDGEHRGRTVHHLCIETNDDAFAVPHVRVVAPCEPYTHPSEEPNDNSFAARALRMARVSLPISLSLWQVWACTYVLFTLWPDQEYFVLEADGCAWRKPLLSSGLAFPHPDHIQQQDWLHNGTLVVSRAAFWQGAGPGGPHVWVPFMETNAAFPMVQASYKCAPQGLAAAPLHPFRPPASDVTQPLYRRYVPEVGQTLSFRCARSNCDADVDLLHTWHATDRVNTGWRQNMPREAHKKYLEDLEASSDHIPLIAEWNGEAFGYMEIYYAKETSLRTYYDAGDFDRGFHALVGEEKFRGPHRVRSWMGSLIHMLFLLDPRTMRVVSEPRASNTKMVEYECLCGGHVEKLIDFPHKRAALVFIPRERFFQLCPLGPLPGRT from the coding sequence ATGGCAGCTTCGGCCCTGATACAGCCCGACATTCATGCGCCCGTCATCGTCAAGCCACAGTTGTACGCGTTGTATGTCAAGGAAAATACTCGTCTCGACGTGCATGTGCAGCACGATGGCGAGCATAGGGGGCGCACTGTGCACCACCTTTGCATAGAAACCAACGATGATGCATTCGctgtgccgcatgtgcgCGTAGTAGCGCCTTGTGAACCATACACCCACCCATCTGAAGAGCCCAATGACAACTCGTTtgctgcacgcgcgctTCGTATGGCACGCGTCTCGCTCCCGATATCATTGTCGCTTTGGCAAGTCTGGGCTTGTACCTATGTACTCTTCACGCTATGGCCTGACCAAGAGTACTTTGTGCTCGAAGCAGATGGCTGTGCATGGCGTAAGCCACTTTTGTCTTCTGGCCTTGCGTTCCCTCACCCCGATCACATTCAGCAGCAAGACTGGCTACACAATGGCACCTTGGTTGTATCGCGCGCAGCTTTCTGGCAGGGGGCGGGACCAGGCGGCCCACATGTTTGGGTGCCGTTCATGGAGACCAATGCAGCTTTTCCCATGGTGCAGGCGTCGTACAAGTGCGCACCACAGGGTCtagcagctgcgccactGCATCCTTTCCGTCCTCCTGCTTCCGACGTGACACAGCCCCTATACCGACGCTATGTTCCTGAGGTGGGACAGACTCTTTCTTTCCGCTGCGCCCGCTCAAATTGTGATGCTGATGTAGATTTGCTGCATACATGGCATGCAACAGACCGCGTCAACACGGGCTGGCGCCAGAATATGCCACGGGAAGCTCACAAAAAATATCTCGAAGACCTTGAGGCCTCGAGCGATCACATACCACTTATCGCTGAATGGAATGGAGAAGCATTTGGTTACATGGAAATCTACTACGCCAAGGAAACGTCTCTTCGTACCTACTACGATGCAGGCGACTTTGACCGTGGATTTCACGCATTGGTCGGTGAGGAAAAGTTTCGTGGTCCTCATAGGGTGCGATCTTGGATGGGCAGTCTCATCCACATGCTGTTCCTGCTAGACCCGCGCACGATGCGTGTCGTCAGTgagccacgcgccagcaATACCAAAATGGTGGAGTACGAATGCCTGTGTGGCGGACATGTGGAAAAGCTGATTGACTTTCCCCACAAGCGCGCAGCGCTCGTGTTTATTCCGCGTGAGCGCTTTTTCCAGTTGTGCCCGCTTGGTCCACTGCCTGGGCGCACTTAG
- a CDS encoding DNA 5' AMP hydrolase involved in DNA repair: MASKAMSRTAPLLLAHSTEPWSVSPPNAMWYDALKYIAKHKDISTFPKGLLVDADPYTYTICDGYPKAQYHFLILPRIPFYVNYNEERTEVPESDMESISTLLKSRFARDILRRISDARDRLVVRIHESMKQSRVRPDGAYAYYPESEADWGHTVWGVQSGFHNVPSMRHLHLHVISTDLVSQRLKRKKHYLSFHPGVEYWLPMEQAQQWVDQGRTQLPHAPEYYESLLEGPFVALDGMPKTFSDLPEVKYYLKQRFSRVSSQQRMSDNRN; the protein is encoded by the exons ATGGCAAGCAAGGCCATGTCTCGAACTGCGCCGTTGCTACTCGCGCATAGCACAGAGCCGTGGTCTGTTTCTCCGCCAAATGCAATGTGGTATGATGCGCTGAAATATATTGCCAAGCATAAAGATATATCGACCTTTCCCAAAGGACTCTTGGTCGATGCCGACCCGTATACATACACGATTTGTGATGGCTACCCTAAAGCGCAGTATCATTTTCTTATATTGCCCCGGATTCCATTTTATGTAAATTATAACGAAGAACGCACAGAAGTCCCAGAGAGTGATATGGAATCGATATCCACATTACTGAAGAGTCGCTTTGCGCGAGACATTTTGCGACGCATTAGTGACGCAAGAGACCGACTCGTGGTAAGGATTCATGAGTCTATGAAGCAGTCTCGTGTACGCCCTGATGGAGCATATGCATACTATCCTGAATCGGAGGCAGATTGGGGCCATACGGTATGGGGTGTTCAATCGGGCTTCCACAATGTCCCATCGATGCGGCACTTGCATTTGCAT GTGATTTCGACTGACTTGGTCTCCCAGCGACTCAAGCGAAAAAAG CACTACTTGTCTTTCCACCCAGGCGTGGAATATTGGCTTCCGATGGAGCAGGCCCAACAGTGGGTTGATCAGGGTCGGACTCAGCTCCCACATGCTCCAGAGTACTACGAGAGTCTATTGGAGGGACCTTTTGTAGCACTGGATGGAATGCCCAAGACATTCTCAGACCTACCGGAAGTGAAATATTACTTGAAACAGCGATTCTCCCGCGTGTCAtcccagcagcgcatgagTGATAATCGCAATTGA
- a CDS encoding exocyst complex component 1 — translation MSEQIRAALKSRVADNEYISHLKVREYADANAASQAAPSCKTRYIILGVSPSQQRAFVYKARRNANGTYSIGKEWEASHVRSIVREGSNVLVTFSITHRWEIDASQDPIPFLNDLATIVHRAHGALPKISGWSYEPSILEKPPPEKPPMTQPPPPTAASPSVPQRTPRREPQPVPQRTQQPALVEEVSASAAPAVTTAPPRPILQRRLTRPTAAQASTALVAPRDDENSTLSQVEEMLEGFEWKVARHAAPDVRPKRFGTADVIEERLLEELAALESSGIHAMIEPDERVARVLRDIDNALLQLDRLDASVAGYKMQLLSRSEDIGFIQSQNRGLQVQTSNQHLLLQEVEALLSTIQVDQQAMQKLATTTFSAGAQVSDLESAASSLYKSILQSRPDKHKQMAGVDTKGMAEHLAQSEAAAREFNERLVTEFQSELERAMHAQLNDLQHSQLSMASEPTLPPHDVMEQWLGKYCGLALYLRETTPDLFDKFSHMYMAFEAQCYRTELQRVFGAAAKHAGRTRHDDGPSQALQRILASLLARVSAEQTFLADLLQINDDSLTFADYMDLEPYYKHRAAVTMALPTQGPQQALEHAMHQIFAVVVPELDAFVSQAYQQNAWSVVGMLVETELAQRTLTQRAGGAGVAELLHKNSTRLHAELGRLLHGQLQAVEQTKVSVHRRCGILPVFQAFPGFVARMEAQMGEADALPVRTAVDEGYDRIAHALMTTIQSIPQTAGAMMDEDKGQLNHHVLVIMNVFHLYTSIKPGTPPNAALVRVQAQAQTQFETSLTGYVKTILRRPLGKVIDFCHGIETLLPTTPATEVALHSHFSRSSAKKLVRDLSQKDVRKAIEALSKRIQKHFDDEDASTALTHIELAHVLQQVWQSSQDMFTAEVERLGRILLTCYPQSGLGLEISSQDVQRLFQTLAPTGRRR, via the coding sequence ATGAGCGAGCAGATCAGGGCGGCGCTCAAGAGCCGCGTGGCAGACAATGAATACATATCGCACTTGAAGGTGCGAGAGTATGCGGATGCCAATGCGGCATCTCAGGCAGCGCCCTCATGCAAGACGCGGTATATTATCCTGGGCGTGAGTCCGAGTCAGCAGCGTGCGTTTGTGTACAAGGCGCGACGCAATGCCAATGGCACATACAGTATCGGAAAGGAATGGGAAGCATCGCATGTGCGCTCTATAGTGCGCGAAGGCTCGAACGTGTTGGTCACTTTTTCGATCACGCACCGCTGGGAAATTGACGCGTCGCAGGACCCTATACCCTTTCTCAATGACCTGGCTACGATCGTGCACCGTGCCCATGGCGCGCTCCCCAAAATAAGTGGGTGGTCGTATGAGCCGTCTATACTAGAAAAGCCGCCACCTGAGAAGCCGCCCATGACGCAGCCACCCCCGCCTACGGCTGCTTCGCCCAGTGtgccgcagcgcacgccTCGTCGTGAGCCTCAGCCAGTCCCGcaacgcacgcagcagccgGCCCTGGTCGAAGAAGTGTCTGCATCAGCCGCACCTGCCGTGaccacagcgccgccgcggcccaTCTTACAGCGTCGACTCACTCGGCCTACGGCAGCACAAGCATccacggcgctcgtggcgccacGAGATGACGAAAATTCGACACTGTCGCAGGTGGAAGAGATGCTCGAGGGATTCGAGTGGAAAGTAGCACGGCATGCGGCACCAGATGTGCGTCCCAAACGATTTGGCACGGCGGATGTGATCGAGGAACGCTTACTGGAAGagctcgccgcgctcgagtcgtCAGGGATCCACGCCATGATCGAACCGGATGAGCGCGTTGCGCGTGTGCTCAGGGATATTGACAACGCGCTTTTGCAGCTCGATCGACTTGACGCGAGTGTAGCAGGCTACAagatgcagctgctcagccGCTCGGAAGACATTGGCTTCATTCAGAGCCAGAATCGCGGCTTGCAGGTACAGACGTCGAATCAGCACCTATTGCTGCAGGAAGTCGAGGCGCTATTATCGACGATCCAGGTCGATCAACAAGCCATGCAGAAACTTGCCACAACGACCTTTTCGGCGGGCGCACAGGTCTCGGACCTGGAGtcggcggcctcgtcgctgTACAAGAGCATTCTGCAGTCGCGACCTGACAAACACAAGCAGATGGCAGGCGTGGATACTAAGGGTATGGCCGAGCACCTTGCGCAGTCTGAagccgcagcgcgcgaATTTAACGAGCGGCTCGTGACAGAGTTCCAGTcggagctcgagcgtgcgatgcatgcccAGCTGAACGACTTGCAGCACTCGCAGCTGTCCATGGCATCCGAGCCCACGTTGCCGCCGCATGACGTCATGGAGCAATGGCTCGGAAAGTACTGCGGCCTCGCCTTGTACCTTCGTGAGACGACGCCGGATCTCTTTGACAAATTCTCCCACATGTACATGGCATTTGAAGCTCAGTGCTATCGTAccgagctgcagcgagTGTTTGGTGCGGCGGCCAAACATGCTGGGCGCAcacgccacgacgacggcccTAGTCAGGCACTACAGCGCATCTTGGCGTCGTTGCTAGCGCGTGTATCAGCTGAGCAGACGTTTCTGGCCGACTTGCTCCAGATCAATGACGACAGCCTGACATTTGCGGACTATATGGACTTGGAACCATACTATAAGCACCGCGCTGCTGTCACGATGGCGCTTCCGACGCAGGGCCCACAgcaggcactcgagcaTGCGATGCACCAAATCTTTGCGGTAGTCGTGCCAGAACTCGACGCTTTTGTATCGCAGGCGTACCAGCAGAACGCATGGTCTGTGGTGGGTATGCTTGTCGAGACGGAACTGGCGCAACGGACCTTGACGCAGCGggcaggcggtgcaggtGTGGCAGAGTTGCTGCACAAGAATTCGACGCGGCTGCATGCAGAGCTGGGCCGCTTATTGCATGGACAGCTGCAGGCTGTCGAGCAGACCAAGGTGTCCGTCCATCGACGCTGCGGCATTTTGCCCGTGTTCCAGGCCTTTCCTGGATTCGTGGCTCGTATGGAGGCGCAGATgggcgaggcggatgcgctgcCTGTGCGCACCGCCGTCGATGAAGGATACGATCGCATTGCCCACGCGCTGATGACAACGATTCAGTCGATCCCACAGACAGCGGGTGCGatgatggacgaggacaAGGGCCAGCTGAATCACCATGTGTTGGTGATTATGAATGTGTTCCACCTGTACACCAGCATCAAGCCGGGCACGCCACCGAACGCGGCCCTCGTCCGTGTCCAGGCACAAGCACAAACGCAGTTTGAAACAAGTCTGACGGGCTACGTCAAGACCATCCTTCGTCGGCCTCTCGGCAAGGTCATCGACTTCTgccacggcatcgagaCCCTTTTGCCGACGACACCGGCCACCGAAGTGGCCCTGCACAGTCACTTTTCTCGCTCGTCGGCCAAGAAACTCGTGCGTGATCTATCACAAAAGGACGTGCGCAAggccatcgaggcgctgtcCAAACGCATTCAAAAGCActtcgacgacgaagacgcaTCGACGGCCCTCACCCACATTGAgctggcgcatgtgctACAGCAGGTGTGGCAGTCCAGTCAAGACATGTTTACGGCAGAGGTGGAACGCTTAGGTCGAATTTTACTTACATGTTACCCACAGAGCGGGCTAGGCCTGGAGATCAGCTCGCAAGACGTACAGCGCCTCTTCCAGACATTGGCGCCCACGGGCCGGCGCAGGTAG